The genomic stretch CctatttacaagaaatataaataattaaaagtcaTTTAACAAAACAAGGTAAGGGCTTAGTTTATGAATAGTTGACGCTGTACAGAAATGCGCGACCATCTTTGTCGTTAGAAACaagcaaatattttaatttgttgttgAAGGAAACTGCCCAAGGTGAACCACATAAGTCTGTTTTCGACAGGAGAATTTTGTGCATTGTGCCATCAGAGGATATTGCAATAACGTTGTTTGATTCGACCCCGGCGACTATAACATTTCCAAGGTCATCTACTGTGATGCCTCGCGGTTTTTGTAGAATCTCTTCGTCTGTAAATGTCCACAGTACTTCCCCGTTTCTTTTATGACACACAATCGTATTTGTATCTTTCTTTACAGAATAAAGAGTGTTGTTTAATTCGGTAATACTTCTTGACACCACCGTACTGCTAATACCACTTGTCTTGTTATCCTCTAACCGGACTTCTTTCATTTGTCCGTTCTCGAGGCAAACTATAAAGGTGCCTTCAGTGTAATTTAAGCAGACAGCAGGGTCAGACGTACTGATAGTCTTGATTGTTTTCCCAGATTTCAAGCTAATTAGTTCAATATTTTTCTGTGTATATGATATTACGGCAACAGTGTCATTATCAACACATGTAACATCAATGATTGTTTGCATGATGCTGATAATTTTATTCTCTGTTTTTCCATCAGTTGCGATCAATACCAAATACGAAGGGTCATAATTTGACACTACCAAGTTTCCATTTGGCAAAATACAACAGCCTGACACATTGAAGGCATTAGTGCTCATTTTTGCTTTTAATTTCAGTGTCATATGCTCTAAAGAACTTTTAGATTTTGCATTCACTTTTATCATTTGAGCCTGACCAAGCATTCGTCTTTTTAATGCTAATTTACTAGGCATGGCATGCACGACAACTTTTCCAAACTGAGTTCTTTCGTTGATTATATCATGTAATAAAGTGTCCAAGTGGAAAGAAACTACGGTTTGAGACAAATGGTTACCGTCGATCCAAGACTGCAAGTCGTTACttgttttatttagtttggtTTCTAAATTTGTCATCCCTAAAAATGTTTGCTTATCTGTTGCATTTTTCTTGATGCTTTCTACATCTTCTATCCATTCTTCGATATCCCTTTGCTTTTTAGTCAAGTCCATAATGAAACTCTGTATTTGTTTAGTTGAATTTTCCACAGCTTTGGTCAGTTCAGCAACAAAATGGTCTTGTAAATTATCAAGATGGTGATTTAACTGCTGTCGAGTCACAGAAATCTCGGATTCGATTCTCTCTATTGAAGCTGATATTGAATACGTATTCATTCGTCTGTCTTCCAGAATAAGAGCAACGTTATCCTTCATTTCCTGAAGTGAGGACATGATTTCTGTAAAAGCTACAgatgttttaacatttttaacgACATCTTCAAGGGGGGATATTTCTTTGCAGTTTCTGTGCTTGTCTGAAATGACACATTTTCTACAAGCACATTCGTTATGCtctttacaaaacaataaatatttctcCTCATGTTCATTGCAGTGCAGTTTTATGTTTTCAATAAAAGCTGGCAACGTTTCATATTTACCAATAGGAAAAATAGTGTGGTTTCGTTAGGCCTTAGATAAGCTATGATGTTCTCTGCATTCTTGGCACAATCCTTCGTTACACTCAGAGCACCAAACAACAGACAACTTTTGAATAAGTCGCAAATCACAAATACAACAATTTTCAAACGAGGTAGCCATGGCCTGAAAAcaaataaacacttttaaaaaaatatataaacaagcacatatggttttatttagatttatctttataaaaaaaaatatcgatttaTGATGGGTAGTGCAGATCCCTATACTTTTGcatctttttttctttatgcAGAAGAGTGCAAATTTTGACACCGCAATGGAATTTgcacatttatatttaacttaactTCTGTACCTCAGTTGTAAGCTGCGTTTATACGGAACCATTCAATATGTTTATTTGAAAATACTGCTCGACAAGTATTTTGTTCAccaatcaaatatatattcaacattaaaaagtaaaatcacaaaaatactgaacttaaaggaagatcaattgggaaagtccataatcacatggcaaaatcaaataacaaaacgcatcaaattcaaattatttttttttatagttgattaatacaaatgtatcttatataattcatttcaaattttaaacaattatattaagataatgtataaaggcaacagtagtataccgctgttcaaactcataaatccatggacaaaaaacaaaatcggggtaacaaactaaaactgagggaaacgcataaatataagaggagaacaacgacacaacactacaatgtaataatttttctatgaAAAGAAACAAACGCAGATTTTACCTGGCTGCAGGACTTTCTTTGAATTTGCTTGTTCAAATATTTTGCTTCATATTAATCCatgagaaatatttgttttcaactgGTTACTGATGTCACATAGTGGAgtcaatcaacatgatcaagtagAAAAGGCTGAGAGAAAAATAAAATGTCTACTTGAGAGTGTTTTTGTGTCCAGAATGTCATGCTAATTAATGAACTCGAAGTCTTCCATTTTGATATTGATAGAAACGTGTTATTTTGGGCTCATTTCATAGTTTTGTAATAAAAAAGTCAAAGTAGGAAGTTTTTATACTAATGTTATGAATATAGCAAAATCCTTTAttacaatataattatatatgaaaCAATGCAAGCATGATTGTATAGGGAAATGTACTAAATTTAATGACCTGAATTTAGTATTTTGAGGCAATAACTATTCATAAAACTCGTGATGGGATTTTCATAAAATCTAGACCCAAACAGGAAACCGGAAATTTTGCTTATGTAActgttattaaaatatattaaacatgaCAAGGTAACCAATCATATTTCAtgacaataaattattattttgagTAGAAAACTTAAGATATTGATTATTAATATCAAACGCATCACGAATTATGCGTGTCAATATTTTCCAAAGTATATACTAAATAAGTTGATATATTTCAAATCTCTCAGTGTATGTATATAACATATTGAGATGTGTTATGATTATCAACTATTCATCAGCTTTCAAAACGTGGATGTAAGCAGCAATAGATCGTATGTGAGTcttaaactataaaaaagaaaGCCCTATAAAAGGTCATGTCATTACAAAACGTGAAACAATTCTAATCAGAAAAAACATACGACCttatatgataaaacaatacatgaAAAACAAGTATGACAGACAGCCTTTAACGATAGTTACAAAGCTACAGGTCCGTTACTTGGGACATACACATATAGAAAGTGTcggggctaaacatgtttgtTTGTGCTCAACCCACCACTAACCAGGGACACTGATATAATATCACAACATAAGAAGAAACTGACAGTTATATTCCTTTGGCAACATCTTATAGAGTATATAATTTTTCACAATTCGTTCGTTATGCTTGTGTCTTTAGTGACGTCTTGATTTTAAATGAATGTTATCAATGTTAGAGATTTCGTTACGTCAAATTACTTTgaacctttactaaattctacCATATCAAGATTTAGGTTGGAAGTTTGGATGTGGAAAACTTTCGAACGAGATAGGACATCCACATTTTTACGGATATGTTCGGTTACGGTACGAGTAAGCAAAATTATTCTAAGAGTTACACAAACAACATGAATTTCCAGAAAATTTAGtgatttttaaaaatactttgaaagatttaaaaaacaAAGTCCTATTCATAAACAGTTGTGTATCTTAAAAGAGAATTTGCTTTTTGATTTGTTCATATATATTTACGATATGATTAATCCCTTTGTGCCATAGCGACGGAACAGTAATTTGTA from Mytilus edulis chromosome 7, xbMytEdul2.2, whole genome shotgun sequence encodes the following:
- the LOC139483398 gene encoding uncharacterized protein encodes the protein MSSLQEMKDNVALILEDRRMNTYSISASIERIESEISVTRQQLNHHLDNLQDHFVAELTKAVENSTKQIQSFIMDLTKKQRDIEEWIEDVESIKKNATDKQTFLGMTNLETKLNKTSNDLQSWIDGNHLSQTVVSFHLDTLLHDIINERTQFGKVVVHAMPSKLALKRRMLGQAQMIKVNAKSKSSLEHMTLKLKAKMSTNAFNVSGCCILPNGNLVVSNYDPSYLVLIATDGKTENKIISIMQTIIDVTCVDNDTVAVISYTQKNIELISLKSGKTIKTISTSDPAVCLNYTEGTFIVCLENGQMKEVRLEDNKTSGISSTVVSRSITELNNTLYSVKKDTNTIVCHKRNGEVLWTFTDEEILQKPRGITVDDLGNVIVAGVESNNVIAISSDGTMHKILLSKTDLCGSPWAVSFNNKLKYLLVSNDKDGRAFLYSVNYS